The Leptospira terpstrae serovar Hualin str. LT 11-33 = ATCC 700639 nucleotide sequence TTTGAATTGGAAGTGGCTATCGGTAAAGAGATAGACCAACATTTACGTGCCATAGTTGATCTTGCCAATGCTCGTGATGCGACCGGGCAACCTTTGTTTGGTGGTCATGTCATTGAAAGGCCTCCATTCGAACCTATTGAATCTAAAATCAAAGGATTGCAAGGTCTTGAACTCAAAAACCAATATGTGGGAGTTGAGTATCGGGGTGATATCGGAGAACAACTCCGTGAAATCGAAAAGGGTGAGTATATCCCAATTACCATTCCTGGTAACAAAGTGTTCTGGGGAACAAACGTGAGTGTTACTTCCAAAGTTGATAACTCAGCTTACCAAGCAACTTCCGACCAAAAGTTTAAAATTGATGGAGTAGAAATACATATTTCAGTGGGGGATACCATTGATGATGTGATTGATAAAATTAATAATTCTCCTCTAGAAGTGAAAGCAAGTAAACTTGCTCAAGATAATATCTCTATTTCTTCGACAGCACCTCACCAAATTTGGTTGGAAGATGTAGATGGAGGAACAGTTTTACGTGACATCGGTCTTGTGGAACCAAGTGCAAGTGAACCACCAAATAACTTTTCTAAGTCGGCAACAGTCACTGGCCTTTCCGTCTTTGACGTTCTTATCCAACTCCGAAATGACCTCATCCAAAAAGACCAAGAACGAATTGGTGGTAGGGATTTAGGTGATCTGGATTTAGCATTGGAAAATATCCTTCGCCATCGGGCAACAATCGGTGCTCGTATGAACCGTTTGGAACAACATGAAGAACGAGTGTCCTATGATAAAATGTATATGACCGAACTTCTTGCTAAAAATGAAGGGATCGATTTTCCAGAAACCATTATGAATATGAAATGGTTAGAAACCATTCATAGTTATGCGCTCAATGTCGGTTCTAAAATTATTAAACCAACTTTGATGGATTTCCTTCGGTAAACGAAACTAAATGACGGTAATATTAGAAAGAATAGAAACTACTACAGGAACTAGAATGTCGGTAACGATTCACACAAAACCTTTCGGAACCATCCAAGTGGACTCAAAACAAATCTTAAAATTTCCGCAAGGATTGTTGGGATTTGAGGAATTTGATGAGTATGCACTGATTGAAGAAAGTCCAGAAAGTCCTTTCAAATG carries:
- a CDS encoding flagellar hook-associated protein 3 — its product is MRITNMMQNNSLVRNLNRHQVAMDETQTQLGTGLKIRKPSDDPGAATNQMYFRSRLNELSQYEENIGDGYQRLQQIDGVLDKMGEIFQRARVLTVQAGNGIYQGDKGFELEVAIGKEIDQHLRAIVDLANARDATGQPLFGGHVIERPPFEPIESKIKGLQGLELKNQYVGVEYRGDIGEQLREIEKGEYIPITIPGNKVFWGTNVSVTSKVDNSAYQATSDQKFKIDGVEIHISVGDTIDDVIDKINNSPLEVKASKLAQDNISISSTAPHQIWLEDVDGGTVLRDIGLVEPSASEPPNNFSKSATVTGLSVFDVLIQLRNDLIQKDQERIGGRDLGDLDLALENILRHRATIGARMNRLEQHEERVSYDKMYMTELLAKNEGIDFPETIMNMKWLETIHSYALNVGSKIIKPTLMDFLR